One window of Gloeothece citriformis PCC 7424 genomic DNA carries:
- the crtH gene encoding carotenoid isomerase: protein MNLTDNITTDTDYDVIVIGSGIGGLVTATQLAAKGAKVLVLERYLIPGGSAGYFEREGYRFDVGASMIFGFGTKGTTNLLTRALKAVNMSLDTIPDPVQIHYHLPDGLDLKVHRDYEKFIEELTRHFPHEKEGIRRFYDECWKVFNCLNAMELLSLEEPRYLMRVFFQHPGACLGLVKYLPQNTGDVARRYISDPKLLKFIDMECYCWSVVPANQTPMINAGMVFSDRHYGGINYPRGGVGQIAQKLVDGLEKSGSEIKYQSRVTQILLKNGKAVGVKLANGQEYYAKRIVSNATRWDTFEKLISPATLPTQERKWQKRYHKSPSFLSLHLGVKAEVLPPNTECHHILLENWQQMEDEQGTIFVSIPTLLDPNLAPQGHHIIHAFTPSWIKHWQGLTPKDYQQKKEEAAGRIIERLEQILPGISQGLDYQEVGTPRTHRRFLGRVDGTYGPIPRYKLPGLLTMPFNRTSISGLYCVGDSTFPGQGLNAVAFSGFACGHRIGVDLGL, encoded by the coding sequence ATGAATTTAACTGATAATATAACAACTGACACCGACTATGATGTCATTGTAATCGGCTCTGGCATTGGGGGATTAGTAACGGCTACTCAACTGGCGGCCAAAGGAGCAAAAGTGCTAGTCTTAGAACGTTATCTGATTCCGGGGGGAAGTGCGGGATATTTTGAACGAGAAGGTTATCGGTTTGATGTGGGAGCATCGATGATCTTTGGGTTTGGGACAAAAGGAACAACTAACCTCCTGACTCGCGCTCTTAAAGCCGTTAATATGAGTTTAGACACTATTCCGGATCCGGTGCAAATTCATTATCATTTACCAGACGGATTAGATTTAAAAGTTCATCGAGATTATGAGAAATTTATCGAAGAATTGACCCGACATTTTCCCCATGAAAAAGAGGGAATTCGTCGTTTTTATGATGAATGTTGGAAAGTATTTAACTGCTTAAATGCAATGGAATTACTTTCTTTAGAAGAACCTCGTTATCTGATGCGGGTCTTTTTTCAGCATCCGGGAGCTTGTTTAGGGTTAGTAAAATATTTACCGCAAAATACAGGAGATGTGGCCCGTCGTTATATTAGCGACCCTAAATTACTCAAATTTATTGATATGGAATGTTATTGCTGGTCGGTTGTTCCTGCGAATCAAACTCCCATGATTAATGCAGGAATGGTTTTTTCAGACCGGCATTATGGAGGAATTAACTATCCTAGAGGGGGAGTAGGACAAATTGCCCAGAAATTAGTCGATGGGTTAGAAAAATCCGGCAGTGAGATTAAATATCAGTCGAGAGTTACCCAAATTTTGCTAAAAAACGGCAAAGCAGTCGGAGTAAAACTCGCCAATGGTCAAGAATATTATGCTAAACGAATTGTTTCTAATGCCACTCGTTGGGATACCTTTGAAAAATTAATTTCTCCGGCAACTCTACCGACTCAAGAGAGAAAATGGCAAAAACGTTATCATAAATCTCCTAGTTTTCTAAGTTTACATTTAGGAGTTAAAGCAGAGGTTTTACCCCCCAATACCGAATGTCATCACATCTTACTCGAAAATTGGCAACAGATGGAAGATGAACAAGGGACAATTTTTGTGTCTATTCCTACCTTACTTGACCCGAATTTAGCCCCCCAAGGCCATCATATCATTCATGCCTTTACTCCTAGCTGGATCAAACACTGGCAGGGATTAACCCCCAAAGACTACCAACAGAAAAAAGAAGAGGCAGCCGGACGCATTATTGAACGACTAGAACAGATTTTGCCCGGTATCTCCCAAGGATTAGATTATCAGGAAGTCGGAACGCCCCGAACTCATCGACGCTTTTTAGGACGAGTCGACGGCACTTATGGCCCCATTCCTCGCTATAAATTACCTGGATTAT